One genomic segment of Natrononativus amylolyticus includes these proteins:
- a CDS encoding TRAP transporter large permease subunit: MTEPPAPEEVRNPSRSAVYGLGTVVSVGAILLWVVVLTEGTGGRHGTYVRALFGLVLVGFAFTASRRALSPDSRAEIATRLALTTGVLVGAVLLWAAVVSGVNGPQPRTQLAVLVLGLVLAVYAVEEIRRAVETDARSTAVVMVGVAAALVAATWYFYRNALDLLGRGDVSTVGGVSAALVVLVVCYVVWREIGPVPVLALAVTVAYALLGGWFPELLGHGGIGIERVFLILAAGLDGVYGFLTQQAALIIAAPVLYVSLVYAYGGFRVIRTAAVRASRSRRAGYVVTTTLSAAAIGSVSGAYLANADLTGGHTVSNLRDRGVPARIAAGVEAAASTAGQVLPVPVVLAAGGFLLGERPPHREVVLAGLVPAAVLVACLLVGVLLVTRTSATPESTGATSKFTTPNEGVPRTLSRAGAVGETIRLGAPLLLFGYLVADQRPLSFAFAAAVVALLTLGIATPVFEAVYRSATGESWFRDGREPTAETQRDRAAGTTVEGVGARLERAATIAARFRPTAALSRALEETVSGLRTGALVLAPLIAVLAVLNGVIDLLQAVNVFATAADSLDALGQGGPFAIVALALAASLVLAAGLPTVGAVVVGGLFTSVLVASYGADPLTVFYVALYAALAAGVAPPVAAAAVRTARIADANTWAVSKVATGLLAPLFVLPFAFVAHPELVSTTLDLATLRAGSLALLGGFGMVYALCASFDGVARYESLRRLVLVAAGAVAIAHPTVAIQVAAGVVVLGVSGPIVREAG, from the coding sequence ATGACCGAACCCCCGGCGCCAGAGGAAGTGAGAAACCCGTCCAGATCGGCGGTGTACGGGCTCGGAACGGTCGTGTCCGTCGGGGCGATCCTGCTCTGGGTCGTCGTGCTCACCGAAGGGACCGGTGGACGGCACGGCACCTACGTCCGCGCCTTGTTCGGGCTGGTGCTCGTCGGTTTCGCTTTCACGGCGTCTCGACGAGCACTGAGTCCGGACTCGAGAGCCGAGATCGCGACCCGCCTCGCCCTGACGACCGGGGTTCTCGTCGGCGCGGTCCTGCTCTGGGCGGCGGTCGTCTCGGGCGTCAACGGTCCGCAGCCGAGGACACAGTTGGCCGTCCTCGTTCTCGGACTGGTGCTCGCCGTCTACGCCGTCGAAGAGATCCGGCGAGCCGTCGAAACCGACGCGCGGTCGACCGCCGTCGTCATGGTCGGCGTCGCAGCCGCACTGGTCGCCGCCACGTGGTACTTCTATCGAAACGCGCTCGACCTTCTCGGTCGGGGAGATGTGTCGACAGTCGGAGGCGTTTCCGCCGCGCTGGTCGTCCTCGTCGTGTGTTACGTCGTCTGGCGGGAGATCGGACCGGTACCCGTTCTGGCACTCGCCGTAACGGTCGCGTACGCGTTGCTCGGCGGGTGGTTCCCGGAACTGCTCGGCCACGGGGGGATCGGAATCGAACGGGTATTCCTGATTCTGGCCGCCGGGTTGGACGGCGTGTACGGCTTCCTGACCCAGCAGGCGGCCCTGATCATCGCGGCGCCGGTGCTCTACGTCTCGCTCGTCTACGCCTACGGCGGGTTTCGGGTGATCCGAACCGCTGCCGTTCGGGCGTCCCGGTCCCGGCGCGCGGGATACGTCGTGACGACGACGCTCTCCGCCGCGGCGATCGGTTCCGTCAGCGGCGCGTACCTCGCGAACGCGGACCTGACCGGCGGCCACACCGTCTCGAATCTGCGAGATCGCGGCGTCCCGGCGCGAATCGCCGCGGGCGTCGAGGCCGCGGCGTCGACCGCCGGACAGGTGTTGCCCGTGCCCGTCGTCCTCGCTGCCGGCGGCTTCCTCCTCGGAGAGCGACCCCCGCATCGCGAGGTAGTGCTCGCCGGCCTGGTACCGGCTGCGGTGCTGGTGGCCTGCCTGCTCGTCGGCGTGCTTCTGGTGACCAGAACGAGTGCGACACCGGAATCGACGGGCGCGACGTCGAAATTTACGACCCCGAACGAGGGAGTGCCTCGGACGCTATCCCGTGCAGGCGCGGTCGGGGAAACGATCCGCCTCGGCGCGCCGCTCTTGCTGTTCGGCTACCTGGTCGCCGACCAGCGGCCGCTGTCGTTCGCCTTCGCCGCGGCGGTCGTCGCGCTGCTGACCCTGGGGATCGCCACCCCCGTCTTCGAAGCTGTCTACCGGTCGGCGACGGGCGAATCGTGGTTCCGCGACGGGCGCGAACCCACCGCGGAGACGCAGCGGGATAGAGCCGCCGGGACGACCGTCGAGGGGGTCGGAGCGCGGCTCGAGCGAGCCGCGACGATCGCCGCCCGATTCCGTCCGACCGCGGCGCTTTCGCGGGCGCTCGAGGAGACTGTCAGCGGATTGCGAACCGGAGCGCTCGTTCTCGCGCCCCTGATAGCCGTCCTCGCCGTACTCAACGGCGTGATCGATCTGCTGCAGGCCGTGAATGTGTTCGCCACCGCGGCCGATTCGCTGGATGCGCTCGGGCAGGGCGGGCCGTTCGCGATCGTCGCGCTCGCCCTGGCGGCCTCGCTCGTGCTCGCCGCGGGCCTCCCCACGGTCGGAGCGGTCGTCGTCGGCGGACTGTTCACGAGCGTCTTGGTCGCGAGCTACGGAGCCGACCCCCTCACGGTCTTCTACGTGGCCCTCTACGCCGCGCTCGCGGCGGGCGTCGCCCCGCCGGTCGCCGCCGCGGCCGTCCGGACCGCACGGATCGCCGACGCGAACACGTGGGCGGTCTCGAAAGTCGCGACGGGGCTCCTCGCTCCCCTGTTCGTCCTTCCCTTCGCGTTCGTCGCGCATCCGGAACTCGTCTCGACGACCCTCGACCTCGCCACGCTCCGCGCGGGTTCCCTGGCGTTGCTCGGCGGGTTCGGGATGGTATACGCGTTGTGTGCATCCTTCGATGGCGTCGCTCGCTACGAGTCCCTCCGCCGGCTCGTCCTCGTCGCCGCCGGCGCCGTGGCGATCGCGCACCCGACGGTCGCGATCCAGGTCGCAGCCGGCGTCGTCGTTCTCGGGGTCAGCGGCCCGATAGTTCGAGAAGCAGGATGA
- a CDS encoding 30S ribosomal protein S12: MANGKYAARKLKKDRQQQRWSDSDYARRARGLREKSDPLEGAPQARGIVLEKVGIEAKQPNSAIRKCVRVQLIKNGKQVTAFCPGDGAISFIDEHDEVTIAGIGGAKGRAMGDLSGVNYKVDKVNGVALLELVRGNAEKPVR; the protein is encoded by the coding sequence ATGGCAAACGGCAAGTACGCCGCGCGCAAGCTCAAGAAGGACCGCCAGCAACAGCGGTGGTCCGACTCCGACTACGCGCGCCGCGCACGGGGCCTCCGCGAGAAGTCAGACCCCCTCGAGGGCGCCCCGCAGGCTCGAGGTATCGTACTCGAAAAGGTGGGCATCGAGGCGAAACAGCCCAACTCGGCGATCCGGAAGTGCGTCCGGGTCCAGCTCATCAAGAACGGCAAGCAGGTCACCGCCTTCTGTCCCGGTGACGGTGCGATTTCGTTCATCGACGAGCACGACGAAGTCACCATCGCGGGGATCGGTGGGGCGAAGGGTCGTGCGATGGGTGACCTCTCCGGCGTCAACTACAAGGTCGACAAGGTCAACGGCGTCGCGCTGCTCGAACTCGTTCGCGGCAACGCGGAGAAACCGGTGCGATAA
- a CDS encoding DUF5781 family protein, whose amino-acid sequence MDLRVQGPGPTAPFLGARDLFETEYELSLPVHVQLREDPDERTWAAHYDDRHVLNISRQAASSALARELALHEFSHMARHEESHPSHVQSTEEVLYLALAGKTVERRKLAHCYQIANHMKDIYADDITLAVGPGEKLLAFLESSLAAAVADRPTAPSGPNVTRISPGADPEITAVNAAFALALAERHDLLAADHRLYDLAHAASEDAPGVDFEGFRERFRELTREPDSSSYRQVLVDATRAYVDADGRAAD is encoded by the coding sequence ATGGATCTCCGCGTACAGGGGCCGGGGCCGACCGCGCCCTTTCTCGGGGCTCGAGACCTCTTCGAAACCGAGTACGAGCTCTCCCTGCCCGTCCACGTTCAGCTCCGGGAGGACCCCGACGAGCGAACCTGGGCCGCCCACTACGACGACCGGCACGTCCTCAACATCTCGAGGCAAGCCGCCTCGAGCGCCCTCGCTCGCGAACTCGCCCTCCACGAGTTCTCCCACATGGCCCGCCACGAGGAGAGCCACCCCTCACACGTCCAGTCGACCGAGGAGGTGCTCTACCTCGCGCTGGCCGGAAAGACCGTCGAACGCCGAAAACTGGCCCACTGCTACCAGATCGCTAACCACATGAAGGACATCTACGCCGACGACATCACCCTCGCGGTGGGTCCCGGCGAGAAACTGCTCGCGTTCCTCGAGTCCTCGCTGGCCGCCGCGGTCGCCGACCGGCCGACGGCGCCGTCGGGGCCGAACGTCACGCGCATCTCACCCGGCGCCGATCCGGAGATCACGGCCGTCAACGCCGCCTTCGCGCTCGCGCTCGCCGAGCGACACGACCTGCTCGCGGCCGATCACCGGCTGTACGACCTCGCCCACGCCGCCAGCGAGGACGCCCCTGGCGTCGACTTCGAGGGCTTTCGCGAGCGGTTTCGGGAGCTGACGCGGGAACCGGACTCGAGTTCCTACCGACAGGTGCTGGTGGACGCGACGCGGGCGTACGTAGACGCCGACGGCCGGGCGGCCGACTGA
- a CDS encoding NusA-like transcription termination signal-binding factor gives MVVTLSDDARRYLATLEEITGASGRDCVIDGDRLLVVVARGEMGEAIGSHGQHVQRFEERVGKPVRLIEHAERAEEFVANAFAPAAVYNVTISENEDTVAYVEVADEDRGVAIGTDGRTIEAARTLARRHFEIDDVQLL, from the coding sequence ATGGTCGTCACCCTCTCGGACGACGCCCGGCGGTACCTCGCGACCCTCGAGGAGATCACGGGCGCGAGCGGTCGGGACTGCGTGATCGACGGGGACCGGCTCCTCGTCGTCGTCGCTCGAGGGGAGATGGGCGAGGCGATCGGGTCGCATGGACAGCACGTACAGCGGTTCGAAGAGCGCGTCGGGAAGCCGGTTCGGCTGATCGAACACGCCGAACGGGCCGAGGAGTTCGTCGCGAACGCGTTTGCGCCGGCGGCGGTGTACAACGTCACGATCAGCGAGAACGAGGACACCGTCGCCTACGTCGAGGTCGCAGACGAGGATCGCGGCGTCGCTATCGGCACCGACGGCCGGACGATCGAGGCCGCCCGAACGCTCGCGCGCCGGCACTTCGAGATCGACGACGTACAGTTGCTTTGA
- a CDS encoding 30S ribosomal protein S7, protein MAAEDQPDPDAPAGGGDLTAKLFGKWDVSEIAYNDPSTERYLAVTPVAHTAGRHAGKQFQKSEVSVVERFINRLMQTEENTGKKQQNLNHVREAFDLIHERTEENPAQVLVTAVENAAPREETVRLKYGGISVPKAVDVAPQRRVDQALKFIAEGVKSASFKTPTSVPEAIANQLIGAANYDVQTYAISQKEEKERVAAAAR, encoded by the coding sequence ATGGCTGCAGAAGACCAACCCGACCCCGACGCCCCCGCCGGCGGCGGCGACCTCACCGCGAAGCTGTTCGGCAAGTGGGACGTCTCCGAGATCGCCTACAACGACCCCTCGACGGAGCGGTACCTGGCGGTGACCCCGGTTGCCCACACCGCGGGTCGTCACGCCGGCAAGCAGTTCCAGAAGTCCGAGGTTTCGGTCGTCGAGCGGTTCATCAACCGGCTGATGCAGACCGAGGAGAACACGGGCAAGAAACAGCAGAACCTGAACCACGTCCGCGAGGCGTTCGACCTCATCCACGAGCGCACCGAGGAGAACCCGGCACAGGTGCTCGTCACGGCCGTCGAGAACGCCGCCCCCCGGGAGGAGACCGTCCGCCTGAAGTACGGTGGCATTTCGGTCCCGAAGGCCGTCGACGTCGCCCCGCAGCGGCGTGTCGACCAGGCGCTTAAGTTCATCGCCGAGGGCGTCAAGAGCGCGTCGTTCAAGACGCCGACCTCCGTCCCCGAGGCCATCGCCAACCAGCTCATCGGCGCGGCCAACTACGACGTCCAGACGTACGCGATCAGCCAGAAAGAAGAGAAAGAGCGCGTCGCGGCTGCTGCCCGCTAA